One genomic window of Grus americana isolate bGruAme1 chromosome 29, bGruAme1.mat, whole genome shotgun sequence includes the following:
- the SYT11 gene encoding synaptotagmin-11 — protein sequence MAEITSVHPSFDVSPVVAGLIGATVLVVSVSVTVFVWTCCHQQAEKKHKTPPYKFIHMLKGISIYPETLSNKKKINRIRRDKNGTPKETGRGNLLVDAAESGLISSEKAPDGPNAAPCVDQLPIKVDYGDELSPDQSLTPGGSKTSSPSSPGDDVMLGELTFSVDYNFPKKALVVTIQEAHGLPVMDEHTQSSDPYIKMTILPDKRHRVKTRVLRKTLDPVFDETFTFYGIPYSQLQDLVLHFLVLSFDRFSRDDVIGEVMVPLAGVDPSTGKVQLTREILKRNIQKCISRGELQVSLSYQPVAQRMTVVVLKARHLPKMDITGLSADPYVKVNVYYGRKRIAKKKTHVKKCTLNPVFNESFIYDIPVDLLPDISIEFLVIDFDRTTKNEVVGRLILGAHSITAGGVEHWREVCENPRKPVAKWHSLSEY from the exons ATGTGTCTCCAGTTGTGGCAGGCCTCATTGGTGCTACTGTCCTTGTGGTTTCTGTCTCAGTAACAGTTTTTGTGTGGACATGCTGTCACcagcaagcagaaaagaagcacaaaaccccaccatatAAATTCATTCACATGTTGAAAGGCATCAGTATCTATCCGGAGACCTTGagtaacaagaagaaaattaaccgAATCCGGAGAGACAAGAATGGCACTCCTAAGGAGACTGGAAGGGGAAACCTCTTGGTGGATGCTGCTGAATCTGGTTTAATAAGCTCTGAGAAGGCTCCGGATGGGCCAAATGCAGCCCCCTGTGTCGACCAGCTCCCAATAAAAGTAGATTATGGAGATGAACTAAGTCCAGATCAAAGCCTCACTCCAGGAGGAAGTAAAACCTCCTCCCCATCTTCTCCAGGGGATGACGTCATGTTGGGTGAACTGACTTTCTCAGTGGACTACAACTTCCCTAAAAAAGCGCTGGTAGTTACCATTCAGGAGGCTCACGGGCTGCCAGTGATGGATGAGCACACTCAGAGCTCTGACCCCTATATCAAGATGACAATTCTTCCAGATAAAAGGCATCGAGTGAAGACTCGTGTACTTCGCAAGACACTAGACCCAGTCTTTGATGAAACCTTCACCTTCTATGGGATCCCATACAGCCAGCTCCAGGATTTGGTGCTTCACTTCCTCGTGTTGAGCTTCGATCGCTTTTCTCGAGATGATGTTATTGGAGAAGTCATGGTGCCCCTTGCAGGGGTGGATCCAAGCACTGGAAAGGTTCAGCTGACCAGGGAGATCCTCAAAAGGAACATACAA aaatgcatTAGCAGAGGGGAGCTGCAAGTCTCCTTGTCTTACCAGCCCGTGGCACAGAGAATGACTGTCGTGGTGCTGAAAGCCAGACATTTGCCAAAGATGGATATCACTGGCCTCTCAG CAGATCCGTATGTCAAGGTGAATGTTTATTATGGAAGAAAGCGCATAGCAAAAAAGAAGACTCACGTGAAGAAGTGCACTTTGAATCCCGTCTTCAATGAATCCTTCATTTACGATATCCCTGTCGATCTCCTTCCCGACATCAGCATTGAATTTCTAGTTATCGATTTCGACCGTACCACAAAAAATGAAGTGGTGGGACGGCTGATTTTGGGAGCGCACAGCATCACTGCAGGTGGTGTGGAACACTGGCGAGAGGTGTGTGAGAATCCTAGAAAGCCAGTTGCCAAATGGCACAGCCTGAGCGAATACTAG